From the genome of Spirosomataceae bacterium TFI 002, one region includes:
- a CDS encoding Cu-processing system permease protein codes for MTKVIKYVVFDVIRNKFVIGYALLLFLLCFSFFGFEQDSAKGLLSILNINMIVVPLVSVIFSTIHFYNSYEFLELLSAQPISRKTIFFSQYFGVCITLSLAFLLGVGVPTLIFDGSAGGVTLVYTGLLLTVVFVSLAFLASVLTKDKAKGIGLALAMWFYFSLIYDGLVLSIFLMFSDYPMEKATLVFTALNPTDLARILVLMKLDISALMGITGAVFQDFFSSGVGIAFALSMLFLWIFFPIKIASSVFNKKDL; via the coding sequence ATGACTAAAGTTATCAAATATGTCGTTTTCGATGTGATCCGAAATAAGTTCGTGATCGGCTATGCACTCTTGCTTTTCTTACTCTGCTTTAGCTTTTTCGGCTTTGAGCAAGATTCGGCGAAAGGACTACTGAGTATCCTCAACATTAACATGATAGTGGTGCCGCTTGTGAGTGTCATCTTTTCAACGATTCATTTTTACAATTCCTATGAGTTTTTGGAATTGCTTTCTGCCCAGCCTATTTCTCGCAAAACCATCTTCTTTAGCCAGTACTTTGGGGTATGTATCACATTGAGCCTTGCCTTCTTATTAGGAGTAGGAGTACCTACATTGATTTTCGATGGCTCAGCTGGTGGCGTAACCTTAGTTTATACAGGACTTTTACTCACCGTGGTTTTTGTGTCATTGGCATTTTTGGCTTCTGTTTTAACCAAGGATAAAGCAAAAGGAATAGGTCTTGCTCTTGCTATGTGGTTCTACTTTTCTCTCATATATGACGGCTTAGTACTTTCCATTTTTCTAATGTTCAGTGACTATCCAATGGAAAAGGCAACACTTGTGTTTACTGCCCTTAACCCTACAGATTTGGCTAGGATATTAGTTTTAATGAAGCTCGACATCTCAGCTTTAATGGGCATTACTGGTGCAGTTTTTCAAGACTTTTTTAGCTCAGGAGTAGGCATCGCTTTCGCTTTAAGTATGCTTTTTCTTTGGATATTTTTTCCAATCAAAATCGCATCATCAGTTTTTAATAAAAAAGATTTATAA
- a CDS encoding Uncaracterized surface protein containing fasciclin (FAS1) repeats — protein MKTILISMLMVGCLFACTSTDTESTDSASAVEGAALSGQEAVVDDVSEKDVVKVAIASPDHTTLVAAVQAADLVTSLANAGPFTVFAPTNAAFDALPAGTVETLLKPENKDQLANILQHHVMTSALTADFFRDGQTMGMVDGTNVTFAVSGDEITVDGAKIIGSVKASNGWVHVIDKVILPK, from the coding sequence ATGAAAACAATTCTAATTTCTATGTTAATGGTTGGTTGTCTGTTCGCTTGTACTAGCACAGATACAGAAAGTACAGATTCAGCTTCTGCAGTAGAAGGTGCGGCACTCTCTGGCCAAGAAGCTGTAGTGGATGATGTGTCCGAAAAAGATGTAGTGAAAGTTGCTATTGCATCGCCTGATCATACTACTCTAGTTGCAGCTGTACAAGCCGCAGACTTGGTTACATCGCTTGCCAATGCAGGCCCTTTTACGGTTTTTGCTCCTACCAATGCTGCTTTTGATGCACTTCCTGCAGGTACTGTGGAAACACTTCTAAAACCAGAAAATAAAGATCAACTTGCCAATATCCTACAACACCACGTTATGACATCAGCACTCACAGCAGATTTCTTTAGAGATGGTCAGACTATGGGAATGGTTGATGGTACCAACGTAACTTTCGCCGTGAGTGGTGATGAAATTACTGTAGATGGGGCAAAAATCATTGGTTCGGTGAAGGCCTCTAATGGCTGGGTTCACGTCATTGACAAAGTAATTTTACCTAAATAA
- a CDS encoding iron complex outermembrane recepter protein has protein sequence MKNLLLLVGGVLLLCLITITNTTAQRVQLMDENSNEPISFASFQYGNQIGYSDDLGRIDYKYLKETQMKVSHINYGSWEIESDILQKGGVASRAIQLQNLYPTTVIALRLKSSETKDLKLTLDDNLSHDATSVLLRNPLFSSIQKSGGYGFDPVMRGFKYDQLNIVLNGAQGATAACPNRMDPPTSQLAPNTISKVEVIKGPYGLRYGTGLGATINFISEPLLFSSENRLNGRVSTSYETNGNLKRTEARIGHVSEKLNLNVFGAWSQGDDYLAGDGKLVQADFERGSLGGDIGLRISKNQNLKLSAIRNLARDTDFAALGMDLRKDDTWLLNADHNINFENSLFKTLHTTAYLSKVNHLMDNLLKPLDPRMMNASTLALSQNYGMRTEGKIVVRNIQGYIGADTRIETTEGIREREMLMGSMKGMIMKDNPWQESQLQKSGIFGEFTWYKNGLRLVAATRFEAVIAQMNAEDEAFVLNNAEWNATQLNPNASVGMLKNLNKGVSLGLWIARAQRSASISERFINYFSIGQDPYELLGNPSLSPEINNQADLTFEWRTKKVLVNLDVFASYLNDYISSVIDPTLKPKTTMSPGVRRFVNLGDAFKTGFEFSWTQQFNKQFSHGLATSYTYGQNLESGEALPEIAPMDVRYNLGGEFFDGTLRTSIVLRYVAKQGRIATEYGETETPSFSTVGLNCEYLIMKNLSVSAKVLNLFNQNYYEHLSRSVASVSSRVYAKGRTSQFALNWSF, from the coding sequence ATGAAAAATTTACTTCTATTGGTGGGAGGTGTGCTATTGCTATGTCTCATCACAATTACAAATACTACAGCTCAGCGTGTTCAGCTTATGGACGAAAACTCAAATGAGCCAATAAGCTTTGCATCTTTTCAATATGGAAACCAAATCGGCTATTCAGACGACCTAGGACGAATTGATTATAAATACCTTAAGGAAACTCAAATGAAGGTTTCGCACATCAATTATGGATCTTGGGAAATTGAGTCGGATATCCTTCAAAAAGGTGGAGTAGCATCGCGAGCTATTCAATTACAAAACCTTTATCCCACCACAGTAATTGCACTGAGGTTAAAGAGCTCAGAAACTAAAGATTTAAAGCTGACGCTAGATGATAACCTATCTCATGATGCTACAAGTGTATTGCTTCGAAATCCATTGTTTAGTAGCATTCAAAAAAGTGGAGGTTATGGATTTGATCCTGTAATGAGAGGTTTTAAGTACGATCAGTTAAACATTGTACTTAACGGAGCTCAAGGTGCCACGGCAGCTTGTCCTAATAGAATGGATCCACCCACTAGCCAGTTAGCACCCAATACGATAAGCAAAGTAGAGGTAATAAAAGGACCTTATGGGCTTCGTTATGGTACTGGACTTGGAGCTACTATTAATTTCATTTCTGAACCCTTACTTTTTTCAAGTGAGAATCGTCTTAATGGACGTGTATCTACGAGTTACGAAACCAATGGAAATTTAAAGCGTACTGAGGCACGAATTGGTCATGTTTCCGAAAAATTAAACCTAAACGTGTTTGGAGCATGGTCACAAGGAGATGATTATTTAGCTGGCGATGGTAAATTGGTACAAGCAGACTTTGAACGTGGTAGCCTTGGTGGAGATATAGGATTGAGAATAAGTAAAAACCAGAACCTGAAACTAAGTGCTATCCGTAACCTTGCAAGAGATACAGATTTCGCAGCTCTTGGAATGGATTTACGAAAGGATGATACATGGTTATTGAATGCTGATCACAATATCAATTTCGAAAATAGCTTGTTCAAAACTTTACACACAACGGCCTATTTGTCCAAAGTAAATCACTTAATGGATAATCTTTTAAAACCGCTCGACCCAAGGATGATGAATGCAAGTACGCTCGCATTATCTCAAAATTACGGTATGAGAACTGAGGGTAAAATTGTTGTTAGAAATATTCAAGGATACATAGGTGCTGATACTAGAATAGAAACAACAGAAGGAATCAGAGAAAGAGAAATGCTGATGGGGTCTATGAAAGGTATGATCATGAAAGATAACCCTTGGCAAGAAAGTCAATTGCAAAAGTCTGGTATTTTTGGTGAGTTCACTTGGTACAAAAATGGATTGAGGCTTGTTGCCGCAACGAGGTTTGAAGCTGTAATAGCACAAATGAATGCAGAAGATGAAGCTTTTGTACTGAATAATGCTGAATGGAATGCTACTCAATTGAACCCTAACGCAAGTGTAGGAATGCTCAAAAACTTAAATAAAGGTGTAAGTTTAGGACTTTGGATCGCAAGAGCACAACGCAGTGCAAGTATCTCTGAGCGATTTATCAACTACTTCTCTATTGGGCAAGACCCATATGAATTGCTCGGTAATCCTAGTTTGAGTCCAGAAATTAACAATCAAGCAGACCTTACTTTTGAATGGAGAACCAAAAAAGTACTTGTGAATCTTGATGTGTTTGCTTCGTATTTGAACGACTACATCTCGTCTGTGATTGATCCAACACTGAAGCCTAAAACTACTATGAGCCCAGGTGTGAGAAGATTTGTTAATCTAGGCGATGCATTCAAAACTGGCTTTGAGTTTAGCTGGACACAACAATTCAATAAACAATTCAGTCATGGTCTCGCAACCAGTTATACATATGGTCAAAATCTTGAGAGTGGTGAGGCCTTACCAGAAATTGCTCCTATGGATGTAAGGTATAACTTAGGTGGAGAGTTTTTTGATGGTACTTTACGTACGTCCATCGTGCTCAGGTATGTTGCGAAACAAGGAAGAATAGCTACAGAGTATGGAGAAACAGAAACACCTTCTTTTTCAACTGTGGGTCTCAACTGCGAATACTTGATAATGAAGAATCTTTCGGTTTCAGCAAAAGTACTAAACCTTTTTAATCAAAATTATTATGAGCATTTGAGCCGATCAGTGGCAAGTGTATCGAGTAGAGTTTATGCAAAAGGACGAACCTCACAGTTTGCATTAAATTGGTCTTTCTGA
- a CDS encoding peroxiredoxin, SACOL1771 subfamily, with translation MQHIYDVNLKWENGRTGLLESTVLNDKIKVATPPEFPGGVAGIWSPEHLFVAAINSCFMTTFLAIADNSKIAFESFTCRAEGKLEQVDRKFMITEIQLFPKVEITNEKDVERIQRVFEKSEAACLITNSITSKVTLQGEVNVVETA, from the coding sequence ATGCAACATATATACGACGTCAATTTAAAATGGGAAAATGGTAGAACCGGGCTTTTAGAAAGCACAGTTCTTAATGATAAAATCAAAGTAGCCACACCACCAGAGTTTCCGGGTGGGGTAGCTGGTATTTGGTCTCCCGAGCACCTATTTGTAGCTGCTATAAACTCTTGTTTTATGACTACTTTCTTAGCCATTGCTGATAATTCCAAAATAGCATTTGAGAGTTTTACTTGTAGAGCCGAAGGTAAACTGGAGCAAGTTGACCGTAAATTCATGATCACTGAAATACAACTTTTCCCCAAAGTGGAGATAACCAATGAAAAAGATGTAGAGCGAATTCAAAGAGTTTTTGAAAAGTCAGAAGCTGCATGTCTTATTACAAACTCAATCACATCTAAAGTTACTTTACAGGGTGAAGTAAATGTGGTTGAAACTGCTTAA
- a CDS encoding Amino acid transporter, with translation MTNGKQFGTAAVFFTAISTILGAIMFLRFGYAVGSVGLLGAIMIVIIGHAVTIPTAMAISEIATNQKVEGGGAYYIISRSFGLVIGSTIGISLYLSQGISIAFYIIAFTEAFKPLIDWLFINYKFHPIAEWLLVQNQTIAVPTLIFLTILVIKKGADVGMKMLYWVVAILAISLVAFFVGKPIEIDPAVTLPPVPEVSIFYVFAIIFPAFTGIIAGVGLSGDLKDPGKSIPLGTLGATLVGMVIYLFISLKLDSSAPPEILADTSKMVMSQIAIQGWWLVPLGLAAATLSSAIGSILVAPRTLQAIAKDNVMPLGKLNAWMAEGRGDSDEPFNSYLVTFVLAIFFVMMGALDAVAEIISMFFMVTYGALCLISFLQHFAADPSYRPTFKSKWYISLFGAIACFGLMFFMNSGYAFASLLFMILIYLSINFFNKDKKNIALIFQGVMYQISRKIHVFLQKTEKEDNTSWRPSSIFLSSETFESNDAFLLTCWLSYKYGFGTYIHHMDGYFSKQSNSEAKEIKKRMIKMARASRSEVYIDTLINPDISGSISQVVQLPSISGTENNMLLFDHSRSNPSQIKSVVDNFKLIQAADFDIGVLSSSPRKFGFYKEIHVWITSADISNSNLMILLAYVISAHPDWRNGEIKVFSATSHLTMDLDRKNLNDLISEGQLPISKNNIEFIIPEDDHDIKATIKANSQDADFLIIGFVSEMLKRIGSEVFEGYEGLANILFMNAKESKQIK, from the coding sequence ATGACCAATGGCAAGCAGTTTGGAACTGCGGCTGTTTTTTTCACAGCAATTTCTACAATACTAGGAGCAATTATGTTCCTTAGGTTTGGCTACGCAGTAGGTTCAGTGGGCCTATTAGGAGCTATAATGATCGTTATAATTGGTCATGCAGTTACGATTCCGACCGCTATGGCAATTTCGGAAATTGCAACTAACCAAAAAGTAGAAGGTGGTGGTGCATATTACATCATTTCTCGTTCTTTTGGCTTGGTGATTGGTTCTACCATTGGTATTTCGCTTTATTTATCACAAGGAATTAGTATAGCTTTTTACATCATTGCATTTACTGAAGCATTTAAGCCGTTGATTGATTGGCTTTTTATAAACTATAAATTCCATCCAATTGCAGAATGGTTGCTCGTCCAAAACCAAACCATTGCTGTACCTACCCTTATCTTCTTAACCATATTGGTAATTAAGAAAGGAGCAGATGTAGGGATGAAAATGTTGTATTGGGTTGTAGCAATATTGGCGATTTCTCTCGTTGCTTTTTTTGTGGGCAAACCAATTGAAATAGACCCCGCAGTTACCCTCCCTCCTGTTCCTGAAGTTTCTATTTTCTATGTATTTGCTATTATTTTCCCCGCCTTTACGGGGATTATCGCTGGTGTAGGATTATCTGGGGATCTTAAAGATCCAGGAAAATCGATTCCGTTGGGAACCCTTGGAGCAACGCTTGTGGGGATGGTTATTTACTTATTCATCAGTTTGAAGTTAGACTCATCTGCTCCTCCAGAAATCCTTGCGGATACCTCTAAGATGGTAATGTCACAGATTGCTATTCAAGGTTGGTGGCTTGTTCCATTGGGCTTGGCGGCGGCAACGCTTTCTTCGGCGATTGGTTCTATACTTGTAGCACCCAGAACACTCCAAGCCATTGCTAAAGACAATGTGATGCCATTAGGCAAGTTAAATGCATGGATGGCAGAAGGTAGAGGGGATAGTGATGAGCCATTTAATTCATATTTAGTCACATTTGTATTGGCAATCTTTTTTGTCATGATGGGTGCTCTTGATGCCGTTGCAGAGATCATTTCCATGTTTTTCATGGTGACTTATGGTGCTTTATGCTTGATTTCCTTTTTACAGCATTTTGCAGCCGATCCATCCTATAGACCAACTTTTAAGTCAAAATGGTACATCTCTCTTTTTGGAGCTATTGCCTGTTTCGGTCTTATGTTTTTTATGAATTCGGGTTACGCTTTTGCGTCTTTGTTATTCATGATTTTGATCTACTTAAGTATTAACTTTTTCAATAAGGACAAAAAGAACATTGCACTTATTTTTCAAGGTGTGATGTATCAAATAAGCCGTAAAATCCATGTCTTTCTTCAAAAAACGGAGAAAGAAGATAATACCAGCTGGCGACCAAGCTCTATCTTTCTAAGTTCAGAAACCTTTGAAAGTAACGATGCCTTTTTGCTTACTTGCTGGCTGTCATATAAGTACGGTTTTGGTACATACATTCATCATATGGATGGCTATTTCTCAAAGCAGTCCAATAGCGAAGCCAAAGAGATTAAGAAACGAATGATCAAAATGGCCCGTGCCAGCCGAAGCGAGGTTTATATAGATACTCTAATTAATCCTGATATTTCTGGTTCTATAAGTCAGGTTGTGCAACTGCCAAGTATCTCAGGTACCGAGAATAATATGTTGCTTTTTGACCATTCTAGAAGCAATCCAAGTCAGATAAAATCTGTTGTTGACAATTTTAAATTAATTCAAGCGGCCGATTTTGATATTGGTGTACTTTCGTCTTCACCACGTAAATTCGGTTTTTATAAAGAGATACACGTTTGGATTACGAGTGCCGATATTTCTAATTCTAACCTGATGATTCTTTTGGCATATGTGATCTCTGCTCATCCAGATTGGCGAAATGGAGAGATAAAAGTATTCTCTGCAACATCACATCTAACAATGGACTTGGATAGAAAGAATCTCAATGATTTAATTTCAGAAGGTCAGTTACCTATTTCAAAGAATAATATTGAGTTCATTATTCCTGAGGACGATCATGACATAAAAGCTACCATCAAAGCTAACTCACAAGATGCCGATTTCTTGATTATAGGGTTTGTAAGTGAAATGCTAAAAAGAATTGGTTCCGAAGTATTCGAAGGATACGAAGGACTTGCCAACATTCTATTCATGAACGCAAAAGAGAGCAAGCAGATTAAGTAA
- a CDS encoding Amino acid transporter — protein sequence MSLDKSTIQKFGTAPVFFTAISTILGAIMFLRFGFAVGNVGLWGTIAIIIVGHAVTIPTAMAIAEIATNQKVEGGGEYYIVSRSFGLVIGSTIGVALYLSQAISVAFYIMAFCEAFKPFFDFLFQNFIFADWLDWLLHQNQTIAIPALILLTIVVLTKGAELGVTVLYAVVATLLVSLVAFFLGSPVEGMDEIVVTSETLEKVSFFTVFAIIFPAFTGMTAGVGLSGDLKDPGRSIPLGTLSATIVGMIVYIFMAIKLDSSAPQSMLADTSRLIMSDIAIQGYWLIPLGLAAATISSALGSLMVAPRTLQAISRDNVLPIGKANNWLSIGRGAKDEPYNASLVTVAIASFFILLGALDAVAEVISMFFMVTYGSLCLISFLQHFAADPSYRPKFKSKWYISLFGAIACFGLMFFMNAGYALSSVVLILSLYFVISWFNSDKKNIALIFQGVIFQVSRKIHVFLQKSEKESTKSWRPSLVFLSSSTFQRLDSFNLTRWIAKKYGFGTYIHHLDGYLSKQTNEQAVGFKNRIIQMANASKSEVYVDTLVNPEFEDSIAQVIQLPSISGTDNNLIFFDYNRDKPEEIGAIVENFKLVQSVKFDIGILSTSGRGYGLFRQIHIWITKNDFENANLMILLGYVISAHKEWKNGSIKVFIIYPKDSLENEKQRFLDLISAGQLPISPQNIEFIAKDEEKSTKEIINERSLDADLLILGFLSEAIKRFGIEHFDGYNDLCNILFVTTEEGKQIK from the coding sequence ATGTCACTAGATAAAAGTACCATCCAAAAGTTTGGTACCGCACCAGTATTTTTCACAGCAATTTCAACGATTCTAGGAGCCATCATGTTCCTGAGATTTGGCTTTGCCGTGGGTAATGTAGGACTGTGGGGAACAATAGCAATAATTATTGTAGGACATGCTGTAACTATCCCTACAGCGATGGCAATTGCCGAGATTGCAACCAACCAGAAAGTGGAAGGAGGAGGAGAATACTACATTGTTTCGCGATCTTTTGGTTTAGTAATTGGCTCCACAATCGGTGTTGCACTATATCTCTCTCAGGCGATTAGCGTGGCGTTTTATATCATGGCTTTTTGCGAGGCTTTTAAGCCATTTTTCGATTTCCTATTTCAAAACTTCATCTTTGCGGATTGGTTAGATTGGCTTTTACATCAGAACCAAACCATCGCTATTCCTGCACTTATTTTACTCACCATTGTAGTTTTGACCAAAGGAGCCGAACTAGGAGTAACGGTACTATACGCTGTAGTAGCAACACTTTTGGTTTCCCTTGTTGCATTCTTTCTTGGTAGTCCTGTGGAAGGTATGGATGAAATTGTAGTGACTTCAGAAACACTAGAAAAGGTCTCCTTCTTTACTGTATTTGCCATTATATTCCCTGCATTTACAGGAATGACAGCGGGTGTTGGACTTTCGGGAGACTTAAAAGATCCAGGCAGATCTATTCCATTAGGTACATTATCTGCCACTATTGTAGGTATGATCGTTTATATATTCATGGCGATTAAGCTGGACTCTTCCGCACCGCAAAGCATGCTTGCCGATACCTCAAGGTTGATAATGAGCGATATAGCAATACAAGGATATTGGCTTATTCCACTTGGTTTAGCAGCAGCAACTATTTCATCAGCTTTGGGTTCACTTATGGTCGCACCACGTACACTGCAGGCGATCAGTAGGGATAATGTGCTGCCAATAGGAAAAGCAAACAATTGGTTATCTATAGGTAGAGGAGCGAAAGACGAACCTTACAATGCCTCTTTGGTAACGGTAGCAATAGCATCATTTTTCATTCTATTAGGAGCTTTAGACGCCGTGGCAGAAGTAATCTCCATGTTCTTTATGGTAACATACGGTAGCTTATGCCTTATCTCATTTTTACAGCATTTCGCAGCTGACCCTTCATACCGCCCAAAGTTTAAGTCGAAATGGTACATTTCTCTATTTGGTGCCATTGCTTGTTTTGGTCTCATGTTCTTCATGAATGCAGGATATGCACTCAGCTCTGTAGTATTGATTTTAAGTCTTTATTTTGTAATCAGCTGGTTCAATTCAGACAAGAAAAACATTGCCTTGATATTTCAAGGGGTGATTTTTCAAGTGAGTAGAAAAATTCATGTTTTCCTTCAAAAATCTGAGAAGGAGAGTACTAAAAGCTGGCGTCCTTCTCTTGTATTCTTAAGTAGTTCTACTTTCCAAAGGTTAGATTCTTTTAACCTTACTCGATGGATTGCCAAAAAATATGGTTTTGGAACATACATTCATCACTTGGATGGTTATCTATCAAAACAAACTAATGAACAGGCAGTTGGCTTTAAAAATAGGATTATCCAAATGGCTAATGCCAGCAAAAGTGAGGTTTATGTAGACACTTTGGTAAACCCTGAATTCGAAGATTCTATTGCACAAGTGATTCAGTTACCGAGTATATCGGGTACTGACAATAACTTGATATTCTTTGACTACAACAGAGATAAACCTGAAGAAATAGGTGCCATTGTTGAAAATTTCAAACTTGTACAATCTGTTAAATTTGACATTGGAATCCTATCTACAAGTGGGAGAGGTTATGGCCTCTTTAGACAAATTCATATTTGGATTACAAAAAATGATTTTGAAAATGCCAACCTAATGATTTTGCTTGGGTATGTAATTTCGGCACATAAAGAGTGGAAAAATGGATCTATCAAGGTATTTATCATTTACCCAAAAGATTCACTTGAGAATGAGAAACAAAGATTTTTAGATCTTATCTCCGCAGGACAACTACCTATTTCTCCTCAAAACATTGAGTTCATTGCAAAAGATGAAGAAAAAAGCACAAAGGAAATTATCAATGAGAGGTCTTTAGATGCAGATTTACTAATTTTAGGATTCTTGAGTGAAGCTATCAAGCGATTTGGAATTGAACATTTCGATGGATACAATGATCTTTGTAATATACTTTTTGTAACAACGGAAGAAGGTAAGCAAATAAAATAA
- a CDS encoding lipopolysaccharide export system ATP-binding protein, whose translation MILRTENLVKKYGQRLVNNNVSYQVAQGEIVGLLGPNGAGKTTSFYMAVGLVTPNSGKIWLDDIDITSLAMYKRAKLGLGYLSQEASIFRDLTVEQNIYGILELARPNLSKAEKKEKTEVLLEEFSLTHVRKSKGIVLSGGERRRTEIARALSVDPKFILLDEPFAGVDPIAVEEIQEIVAKLKHRNIGILITDHNVNETLSITDRAYLLFEGKILKQGTAEELAADEMVRKLYLGKNFELKRKV comes from the coding sequence ATGATCCTACGCACCGAAAATTTAGTCAAGAAATACGGACAACGACTTGTAAACAATAACGTGAGTTATCAAGTAGCTCAAGGCGAAATTGTAGGATTATTGGGCCCTAATGGTGCAGGCAAAACCACTTCATTTTATATGGCAGTGGGTTTGGTCACTCCCAATTCTGGCAAAATTTGGTTGGACGATATAGACATCACTTCTCTTGCCATGTATAAAAGGGCAAAGCTTGGACTTGGCTATTTGTCTCAAGAAGCGTCCATTTTTAGAGATTTGACCGTAGAACAAAACATTTACGGCATACTTGAGCTTGCAAGACCCAACCTTAGCAAAGCAGAAAAAAAAGAAAAAACAGAAGTTTTACTGGAAGAATTTTCGCTTACGCATGTTCGTAAAAGTAAAGGAATTGTACTATCTGGAGGAGAAAGGAGAAGAACTGAGATTGCAAGGGCACTAAGTGTGGATCCAAAATTCATTTTACTAGATGAGCCTTTTGCTGGAGTAGATCCAATCGCAGTTGAAGAAATTCAAGAGATTGTAGCAAAGCTAAAACACCGCAACATTGGAATACTCATCACGGATCATAATGTAAATGAAACCTTATCTATCACTGATAGAGCCTATTTACTATTTGAAGGTAAAATTTTAAAACAAGGAACTGCCGAAGAACTCGCTGCCGACGAGATGGTTAGAAAATTGTACTTGGGTAAAAATTTCGAATTGAAAAGAAAAGTATAA